The Amycolatopsis mongoliensis genome includes a window with the following:
- a CDS encoding TetR/AcrR family transcriptional regulator — protein MPGRPRDPDLEKRLSAAAWSLLQSRGYDALKLTEVAAQAQAHRTDVYRRWSSKAQLVVDVLAEHLPPVSDPDTGTLRSDLRAIVGDFAASWSSSWIDGLMGLVADLHHEPDAELAFRKMAEGRGAPLRNAITRAVRRGEIGEPPDLSLVGDLVEGPLMHRRMLARRPLTPDYLDALAALAHGVLTGTTVAP, from the coding sequence ATGCCTGGTCGTCCCCGAGATCCCGATCTCGAAAAGCGGCTCTCGGCCGCGGCGTGGTCGCTGCTGCAGAGCCGGGGTTACGACGCGCTGAAACTGACCGAAGTCGCGGCGCAGGCCCAAGCGCACCGCACCGACGTCTACCGGCGGTGGTCGAGCAAAGCGCAGCTCGTCGTCGACGTGCTCGCCGAACACCTGCCGCCCGTTTCCGACCCCGACACCGGGACACTCCGCTCGGATCTGAGGGCCATCGTCGGGGACTTCGCGGCGTCCTGGTCCTCGTCCTGGATCGACGGGCTCATGGGGCTCGTCGCCGATCTGCACCACGAGCCCGACGCCGAGCTCGCCTTCCGGAAGATGGCCGAGGGCCGAGGTGCGCCGCTGCGCAACGCCATCACCCGGGCGGTGCGGCGGGGCGAGATCGGCGAACCTCCCGACCTGTCCCTCGTGGGCGATCTGGTCGAGGGGCCGCTGATGCACCGCCGCATGCTCGCCCGCCGGCCGCTGACGCCGGACTACCTCGACGCCCTCGCCGCCTTGGCCCACGGTGTGCTGACCGGGACCACGGTGGCTCCGTGA
- a CDS encoding alpha/beta fold hydrolase produces MTRWTKLAALVFAAVLSIGAAPAAVAAEPGHHTGQLADGATWVADVPAPWNGTIILYSHGFGPLAPQNAPDAETARQLLAEGYALVGSSYSGPSWWALESAVGDQFGALSALEAKIGPAKRTIAWGTSMGGLVSAREAEDPHRRIDGALTTCGLVAGALNLNAYQLHGEYALAHLLAPGQEIKLVRYGSQDEAAAAAAALTGVTSAAQATPAGRARIALAAALMNVPVWYTGATAPAPGDYETQEAHQEQALSGFVLGFVMTGRRQIELAAGGNSAATRGTDYRALLGSSTHARQVRELYRRAGLDLDADLAKLGRDADITADPGAVAALARTSVPTGRLRVPALDVHTVADQLVPVEQENWYARQVASAGAGPLLRQAYVENTGHCAFAPAETIAGLHALETRITTGRWGTATAPEQLNAAAGTGRYTRVTVPRLVGAIGPGRG; encoded by the coding sequence GTGACGCGGTGGACCAAGCTCGCCGCGCTGGTTTTCGCCGCGGTGCTGTCGATCGGTGCCGCACCGGCCGCGGTGGCGGCCGAGCCGGGACACCACACCGGGCAGCTGGCCGACGGCGCGACCTGGGTGGCGGACGTGCCGGCGCCGTGGAACGGCACGATCATCCTCTACAGCCACGGGTTCGGGCCGCTGGCGCCGCAGAACGCGCCGGACGCGGAGACGGCACGACAGCTGCTCGCCGAGGGCTACGCGCTCGTCGGCTCGTCCTACTCGGGACCGTCCTGGTGGGCGCTGGAGTCCGCGGTCGGTGACCAGTTCGGCGCCCTGTCCGCGCTCGAAGCGAAGATCGGCCCCGCGAAGCGCACCATCGCGTGGGGGACCTCGATGGGCGGACTGGTCAGCGCCCGGGAGGCGGAGGACCCGCACCGCCGGATCGACGGCGCGCTGACGACCTGCGGGCTGGTCGCCGGGGCGCTGAACCTCAACGCCTACCAGCTCCACGGCGAGTACGCGCTCGCGCACCTGCTCGCCCCCGGGCAGGAGATCAAGCTGGTCCGCTACGGCAGCCAGGACGAAGCCGCCGCGGCGGCCGCGGCTCTCACCGGGGTCACGAGCGCCGCCCAGGCCACGCCCGCCGGCCGGGCGCGGATCGCGCTCGCCGCCGCGCTGATGAACGTGCCCGTGTGGTACACCGGCGCCACGGCGCCCGCGCCCGGGGACTACGAAACCCAAGAGGCACACCAGGAACAGGCGCTCAGCGGGTTCGTGCTGGGCTTCGTCATGACCGGCCGCCGGCAGATCGAGCTCGCCGCGGGCGGCAACAGCGCTGCCACCCGCGGCACCGACTACCGGGCCCTGCTCGGCAGCAGCACCCATGCCCGGCAGGTCCGGGAGCTGTACCGGCGGGCGGGGCTCGACCTCGACGCCGATCTGGCGAAGCTCGGCCGGGACGCGGACATCACGGCCGACCCCGGCGCCGTCGCGGCGCTCGCGCGGACTTCGGTGCCGACCGGGCGACTGCGGGTGCCCGCACTGGACGTGCACACCGTCGCCGACCAGCTCGTGCCGGTCGAGCAGGAGAACTGGTACGCACGGCAGGTCGCCTCGGCGGGCGCCGGGCCCCTGCTGCGGCAGGCCTACGTCGAGAACACCGGGCACTGCGCGTTCGCGCCCGCGGAGACGATCGCCGGCCTCCACGCGCTCGAAACGCGCATCACGACCGGCCGGTGGGGCACCGCGACCGCGCCGGAGCAGCTCAACGCGGCCGCCGGCACCGGGCGCTACACGCGGGTCACCGTTCCCCGCCTGGTGGGCGCGATCGGGCCCGGGCGCGGGTAG
- a CDS encoding glycoside hydrolase family 43 protein: MKLSRFLYLACVFLLFATVTAGTAEAGQISLRAADPSVLRVGSTYVAVQSSGGGIVVRQAASTDGLAGAPARQIWSDSRGRGEVWAPEIVTDGGRFYVYFSAGTGAAHRMYVISSAVADSGYTAETQLALPDGKWAIDGTMFTFGGQRWFVWSGWAGDTNVEQNLYLARMSTPTTPAGARYVISQPRESWERVVGNPYINEAPVAIKDPNGQLHIAYSANGSWSDQYCVAEVRLRAGGDPTYVWDWYKSNGCLFGSHRETMMAGWDPTLYVDGPGSHSFVLLDGDIATSPPAGPKFPLMFHAVPEGTPYSWANRFWYTGTFCWWGSTTYHRANVPGATTDTGWSLKFFE; this comes from the coding sequence ATGAAGCTCTCCCGGTTCCTGTACCTCGCTTGCGTTTTCCTCCTCTTCGCCACGGTCACCGCCGGCACCGCGGAGGCCGGGCAGATCTCCTTGCGGGCAGCCGATCCCAGCGTGCTCCGGGTCGGCTCCACCTACGTCGCCGTGCAGTCGTCCGGGGGCGGGATCGTCGTGCGGCAAGCCGCGTCGACCGACGGCCTGGCCGGCGCGCCCGCCCGGCAGATCTGGTCGGACAGCCGCGGCCGCGGGGAGGTGTGGGCACCGGAGATCGTCACCGACGGCGGCCGGTTCTACGTCTACTTCTCGGCCGGAACCGGTGCGGCGCACCGGATGTACGTGATCAGCTCAGCCGTCGCCGACAGCGGCTACACGGCGGAGACCCAGCTGGCGCTGCCCGACGGCAAGTGGGCCATCGACGGCACGATGTTCACCTTCGGCGGGCAGCGGTGGTTCGTCTGGTCGGGCTGGGCCGGGGACACGAACGTCGAGCAGAACCTCTACCTCGCGCGGATGAGCACGCCGACCACCCCGGCCGGCGCGCGGTACGTCATCTCCCAGCCGCGGGAGAGCTGGGAACGCGTGGTGGGCAACCCGTACATCAACGAAGCGCCCGTGGCGATCAAGGACCCGAACGGCCAGCTGCACATCGCCTACTCGGCCAACGGCAGCTGGAGCGACCAGTACTGCGTCGCCGAGGTCCGCCTGCGCGCCGGCGGCGACCCGACGTACGTCTGGGACTGGTACAAGTCGAACGGCTGCCTCTTCGGCTCCCACCGCGAGACGATGATGGCCGGCTGGGACCCGACGCTCTACGTCGACGGGCCGGGCAGCCACAGCTTCGTCCTGCTCGACGGCGACATCGCGACGAGCCCGCCGGCCGGGCCGAAGTTCCCGCTGATGTTCCACGCCGTCCCCGAAGGCACGCCGTACTCGTGGGCCAACCGCTTCTGGTACACGGGAACCTTCTGCTGGTGGGGGTCGACGACCTACCACCGGGCCAACGTCCCCGGCGCGACCACCGACACCGGCTGGAGCCTCAAGTTCTTCGAATGA
- a CDS encoding (Fe-S)-binding protein: protein MKVAVLVTCINDSLFPDTGKAVFRLLRRLGVDADFPEAQTCCGQPMVNTGYLDEAVPVVRAFAHAFAGYDHIVTPSGSCAGSARHQHGLVARRAGDPRLAETGPKVHELSEFLVDVLGVTDVNAYFPHRVTYHPTCHSLRMLGVGDKPLKLLRAVRGLDLVELPAAEECCGFGGTFAVKNAGTSTAMGADKARHVRDTGAEVLVAGDNSCLLHLGGLLSRQRSGVRVVHLADVLASTEEDA, encoded by the coding sequence ATGAAGGTCGCCGTGCTCGTCACCTGCATCAACGACTCCCTCTTCCCGGACACGGGCAAGGCGGTGTTCCGGCTGCTGCGCCGCCTCGGCGTGGACGCGGACTTCCCGGAAGCCCAGACCTGCTGCGGCCAGCCGATGGTCAACACCGGCTACCTCGACGAGGCCGTGCCGGTGGTGCGTGCCTTCGCGCACGCGTTCGCGGGCTACGACCACATCGTCACGCCGTCCGGTTCTTGCGCGGGCTCGGCGCGCCACCAGCACGGACTCGTCGCGCGAAGAGCCGGCGATCCCCGGCTGGCCGAAACCGGGCCGAAGGTCCACGAGCTGAGCGAGTTCCTCGTCGACGTGCTCGGCGTGACCGACGTGAACGCCTACTTCCCGCACCGCGTCACCTACCACCCGACCTGCCATTCGCTGCGCATGCTCGGCGTCGGCGACAAGCCGCTGAAGCTGTTGCGCGCGGTGCGCGGGCTCGACCTCGTCGAGCTGCCCGCCGCCGAGGAGTGCTGCGGTTTCGGCGGCACCTTCGCGGTCAAGAACGCCGGGACGTCCACCGCCATGGGCGCGGACAAGGCCCGGCACGTGCGGGACACCGGCGCGGAGGTGCTCGTCGCGGGCGACAACTCGTGCCTGCTGCACCTCGGCGGCCTGCTGTCACGGCAGCGGTCCGGCGTCCGCGTGGTGCACCTGGCCGACGTGCTGGCCTCGACCGAGGAGGACGCGTGA
- a CDS encoding MFS transporter: MIPEAVVPQSAADAPGTVTRTTGQRRLIGALVGTNAAGYISIAVPMNLLLVTHLTAIAGAAATSAFSLVTGIGGLVGLLANPLGGRVSDRTAARFGRRRTWILTGGLGAAILVTTMGWTTEVWQVALGWALITALVMFQLAASAALAADQVAPERRGAASGVVAFVALAGPALGFAVVSAMPAVPRLQWGVVGVLSAAGVLMAVLLVRDPRHRPPADEPRLSPAIILRSYWVSPRKHPAFGWAWAVRFLITAAWASNSYLAFVFTQRFAVPAGAVPGMIFLLTLIGIACVAVTAWLTGWLSDKIRRQKPFVLAGGLVLAAGLVLVALSPSIPVVYLGTAIMSLGYGTFLATDFALCLRMLPDPESAGKDFAVLNIASTLPVAVVPFVAPALLAAGGFLAMFACLAVLSVAGAVSVLRVPDIGQEGQPRFAAMDRDVG, translated from the coding sequence ATGATCCCCGAGGCGGTGGTCCCGCAGAGTGCGGCGGATGCCCCCGGGACGGTCACCCGGACCACCGGCCAGCGGCGCCTCATCGGGGCACTGGTCGGCACGAACGCCGCCGGCTACATCAGCATCGCGGTGCCGATGAACCTGCTGCTGGTCACCCACCTCACCGCGATCGCCGGCGCGGCGGCGACCTCCGCGTTCAGCCTGGTGACCGGGATCGGCGGGCTCGTCGGGCTGCTGGCGAACCCGCTCGGCGGCCGGGTCAGCGACCGCACGGCCGCCCGGTTCGGCCGGCGCCGCACCTGGATCCTCACCGGTGGACTCGGCGCGGCGATCCTGGTGACGACCATGGGCTGGACGACCGAGGTGTGGCAGGTGGCGCTGGGCTGGGCGCTCATCACGGCGCTGGTCATGTTCCAGCTCGCGGCGAGCGCCGCGCTGGCCGCCGACCAGGTGGCTCCGGAGCGGCGGGGAGCGGCATCGGGCGTGGTGGCGTTCGTGGCCCTGGCCGGTCCGGCCCTGGGTTTCGCCGTGGTGAGCGCGATGCCGGCCGTCCCCCGGCTGCAGTGGGGCGTGGTCGGCGTGCTGAGCGCGGCGGGCGTGCTGATGGCCGTCCTGCTCGTGCGTGATCCCCGGCACCGGCCCCCGGCGGACGAACCGCGCCTCAGCCCGGCGATCATCCTGCGCTCGTACTGGGTCAGCCCGCGCAAGCACCCCGCGTTCGGCTGGGCGTGGGCGGTGCGCTTCCTGATCACCGCGGCGTGGGCCTCCAACAGCTACCTGGCCTTCGTGTTCACCCAGCGGTTCGCCGTCCCGGCCGGCGCGGTCCCGGGCATGATCTTCCTGCTGACCCTGATCGGGATCGCGTGTGTCGCCGTCACCGCCTGGCTGACCGGCTGGCTCTCCGACAAGATCCGGCGGCAGAAGCCGTTCGTGCTCGCCGGCGGCCTCGTGCTCGCCGCCGGGCTGGTCCTGGTGGCGCTCTCGCCCAGCATCCCGGTGGTGTACCTGGGCACCGCGATCATGTCGCTGGGCTACGGCACCTTCCTGGCCACCGACTTCGCTCTCTGCCTGCGCATGCTGCCCGATCCCGAATCGGCGGGGAAGGACTTCGCCGTGCTCAACATCGCGAGCACCCTGCCCGTCGCGGTCGTGCCCTTCGTGGCACCGGCACTGCTCGCGGCCGGCGGGTTCCTCGCCATGTTCGCCTGCCTCGCCGTGCTCAGCGTGGCCGGCGCGGTGAGCGTGCTCCGCGTCCCCGACATCGGCCAGGAAGGGCAGCCGCGCTTCGCGGCGATGGACCGCGACGTCGGCTGA
- a CDS encoding alpha/beta fold hydrolase — protein sequence MKTHTQVTGGGPGHLDPGQGLTEQFVVLPGGRRLRAVTAGEGDGPAVVFEAGMSAPAASWVHTQREVSARTRTVAYDRAGYGGSDPDPHDRTIERIADDLTGLLDGLGETRPVVLVGHSWGGPVIRLFAERHPHRVAGLVFVDATVAEIISARDARILSWSFGVLAVLARLSGRNLVVKLTVPHLSRAITASDVDVIVRDYACARAMRAGRREAAQVVAALPAMRRLQAAGTPDVPTICLQAGRIDRGMAQARPLFNRVAAELMAAVPAGRVVVAEGTGHLIPQENPAVVRDAIFEIVDASAGRR from the coding sequence ATGAAAACGCACACGCAGGTCACCGGGGGAGGTCCGGGGCACCTCGATCCCGGTCAGGGGCTCACCGAGCAGTTCGTCGTGCTGCCCGGCGGGCGGCGGCTGCGGGCCGTCACCGCCGGCGAGGGGGACGGGCCGGCGGTCGTGTTCGAAGCGGGCATGAGCGCGCCGGCCGCGTCGTGGGTGCACACCCAGCGCGAGGTCAGCGCGCGCACCCGCACCGTGGCCTACGACCGGGCGGGCTACGGCGGGAGCGACCCGGATCCGCACGACCGGACGATCGAGCGGATCGCCGACGACCTCACCGGACTCCTCGACGGTCTCGGTGAGACCCGGCCCGTCGTCCTGGTGGGGCACAGCTGGGGCGGGCCCGTCATCCGGTTGTTCGCCGAACGCCATCCGCACCGGGTCGCCGGCCTGGTCTTCGTCGACGCGACCGTCGCCGAGATCATCAGCGCCCGCGACGCCCGGATCCTGTCCTGGTCGTTCGGCGTACTGGCGGTGCTCGCGCGCCTGAGCGGCCGGAACCTGGTCGTGAAACTCACCGTGCCGCACCTGTCCCGCGCCATCACCGCGTCCGATGTGGACGTCATCGTCCGCGACTACGCTTGCGCCCGGGCGATGCGCGCCGGGCGCCGCGAGGCGGCGCAGGTCGTTGCGGCGCTGCCGGCCATGCGGCGTCTGCAGGCCGCGGGAACTCCGGACGTGCCGACAATCTGCCTGCAGGCCGGGCGGATCGACCGCGGGATGGCCCAGGCACGCCCGCTGTTCAACCGGGTCGCGGCCGAGCTCATGGCCGCCGTGCCGGCCGGGCGCGTGGTCGTCGCCGAAGGGACCGGGCACCTCATCCCGCAGGAGAACCCCGCGGTCGTGCGCGACGCGATCTTCGAGATCGTCGATGCTTCGGCAGGCCGGCGATGA
- a CDS encoding MFS transporter: MTENSRTRAQLRRAVLSSYFGSVIEYYDFLLYATASAVVFGKVFFSNLDPVVGTIASLGTFATGYLARPIGGIVFGHFGDLLGRKRMLVITMTMMGVASTLIGLVPTYAQIGLWAPALLVLLRVLQGIAVGGEWGGAVLMSAEHATSRRGLWASFTNAGAPSGMVVSTLLLTLMGAVTTDAQFLAWGWRVPFLLSVVLLAIGLFIRLKVDETPVFAATRRPAGAPLLEVLRRHPKNLLLAIGVGFGAFVAQGTLTTYVLSYAVHAGFARQTVLNAITLSSVGAVLGIVGFSALSDRVGRRPVVIAGAVATAVVGFLLFPLIDTRSAALLTLAVVLGQSIAHPAMYGPLAALYTELFATRTRYTGASLGYQIAGLGAGIGPVVFASVAGSGTGVISAAIAACCLVTVLCVLALRESHRIDLADPAEPRLTGAER, encoded by the coding sequence ATGACAGAGAACTCCCGGACGCGGGCGCAGCTGCGCCGCGCGGTGCTCTCCAGCTACTTCGGCAGCGTGATCGAGTACTACGACTTCCTGCTCTACGCCACGGCTTCGGCGGTGGTCTTCGGCAAGGTGTTCTTCTCCAACCTGGATCCGGTGGTCGGGACGATCGCCAGCCTCGGCACCTTCGCCACCGGCTACCTCGCGCGGCCGATCGGCGGGATCGTCTTCGGGCACTTCGGCGATCTGCTGGGGCGCAAGCGGATGCTCGTGATCACCATGACGATGATGGGCGTCGCGAGCACGCTGATCGGCCTGGTGCCCACCTACGCGCAGATCGGGCTGTGGGCACCGGCGCTGCTGGTCCTGCTCCGCGTGCTGCAGGGCATCGCCGTCGGCGGGGAGTGGGGCGGCGCGGTGCTGATGTCGGCCGAGCACGCGACCAGCCGCCGCGGGCTGTGGGCGAGCTTCACCAACGCCGGGGCGCCCAGCGGGATGGTGGTCTCCACGCTGCTGCTCACGCTCATGGGCGCGGTGACCACCGACGCGCAGTTCCTGGCGTGGGGCTGGCGCGTGCCGTTCCTGCTCAGCGTCGTGCTGCTGGCCATCGGCCTGTTCATCCGGCTGAAGGTCGACGAAACGCCGGTCTTCGCCGCGACGCGCCGGCCGGCGGGCGCACCGCTGCTGGAGGTGCTGCGCCGCCACCCCAAGAACCTGCTGCTGGCGATCGGTGTCGGCTTCGGCGCTTTCGTCGCGCAGGGCACGCTCACCACGTATGTCCTGTCCTACGCCGTGCACGCGGGCTTCGCGCGCCAGACCGTGCTCAACGCGATCACGCTGTCCTCGGTCGGTGCGGTGCTCGGCATCGTCGGCTTCTCGGCGTTGTCCGACCGCGTCGGCCGCCGTCCCGTCGTCATCGCCGGCGCGGTGGCCACCGCCGTGGTGGGATTCCTGCTGTTCCCCCTGATCGACACCCGCTCGGCGGCGCTGCTGACGCTCGCGGTCGTGCTGGGCCAGTCGATCGCGCACCCGGCGATGTACGGCCCGCTCGCCGCGCTCTACACGGAACTGTTCGCCACCCGCACCCGGTACACCGGCGCGTCCCTCGGCTACCAGATCGCGGGGCTGGGCGCGGGCATCGGGCCCGTGGTGTTCGCCTCGGTGGCCGGCTCGGGCACGGGCGTGATCTCCGCGGCGATCGCGGCCTGCTGCCTCGTCACGGTCTTGTGCGTGCTCGCCCTGCGCGAAAGCCACCGGATCGACCTGGCGGATCCGGCCGAGCCGCGGCTGACCGGAGCCGAACGGTGA
- a CDS encoding amidase, with protein sequence MSGRLHELSAAAQRESLRAGDVSSRELTEHYLGRIEKFDGGLGAFTTVTPDLALEEAARADQRIARGEWSPLLGLPLAIKDLYPAAGARTTFGSAALATFTPPADTWTVGLLRQAGAALVGKTSTAEFGATCYTDTDVTGRPTVTPYDLTRYASGSSGGAAAAVAAGLVPLAHAGDGAGSTRTPAATCHLVGVKPSRGLVSSSVPLSSLTATTIEGPIARSVADAALLLDVMAQPWSGDPDGWRADGSFADAVERPPARPLRVAVWTDSGLGGLPQHPEVVRAVERTATLLQDLGHQVREVQIPARCDEPVRLALRTLFASSVHAAVQSLVPPGRSEVLQPYTRYLCTEGKALSGSDLFAAQRVLARYASAFLTALESFDVALTPVTNGPPVPVGHFQAGGVAAIADAMLAWSAPTPWANLTGQPAVSLPSHLGRDGLPYGVQLVGRRRADASLLAVAAQLERSAPWNDVHPSCWDD encoded by the coding sequence GTGAGCGGCCGGCTGCACGAGCTTTCCGCCGCGGCGCAACGGGAATCCCTGCGCGCGGGCGACGTCAGCTCCCGGGAGCTGACGGAGCACTACCTGGGCCGCATCGAGAAGTTCGACGGCGGGCTCGGCGCCTTCACCACCGTCACGCCGGACCTCGCCCTCGAGGAAGCGGCCCGCGCGGACCAGCGCATCGCACGGGGGGAGTGGTCGCCGCTGCTGGGACTTCCCTTGGCCATCAAGGATCTGTACCCGGCAGCGGGAGCGCGGACGACCTTCGGCTCCGCCGCGCTGGCCACGTTCACCCCGCCTGCCGACACCTGGACGGTCGGACTGCTGCGGCAGGCCGGTGCGGCGCTCGTCGGCAAGACCAGCACCGCGGAGTTCGGCGCCACCTGCTACACCGACACCGACGTGACGGGGCGGCCGACCGTCACCCCGTACGACCTGACGCGCTACGCGAGCGGCTCCAGCGGCGGCGCGGCCGCAGCCGTCGCCGCCGGGCTGGTGCCGCTCGCGCACGCGGGCGACGGGGCCGGGTCGACCCGCACGCCCGCGGCGACCTGCCACCTCGTCGGCGTGAAGCCCAGCCGGGGGCTGGTCAGCTCCTCGGTGCCGTTGTCCTCGCTCACCGCCACCACCATCGAAGGGCCGATCGCCCGGTCGGTGGCGGACGCCGCGCTGCTGCTGGACGTGATGGCGCAGCCCTGGAGCGGCGACCCGGACGGCTGGCGAGCGGACGGCAGCTTCGCCGACGCCGTCGAGCGGCCGCCCGCGCGGCCGCTGCGCGTCGCCGTGTGGACGGACTCCGGCCTGGGCGGCCTTCCACAGCACCCGGAGGTGGTCCGCGCCGTGGAGCGGACGGCGACCCTGCTCCAGGACCTGGGGCACCAGGTGCGCGAGGTGCAGATCCCGGCCCGTTGTGACGAGCCGGTGCGCCTGGCGCTGCGCACGCTGTTCGCCTCTTCCGTCCACGCGGCGGTGCAGTCGCTGGTCCCGCCGGGCCGCAGCGAAGTGCTGCAGCCCTACACCCGATACCTCTGCACCGAAGGGAAAGCGCTGTCCGGCAGCGATCTCTTTGCGGCGCAACGGGTGCTGGCGCGCTACGCGAGCGCCTTCCTGACGGCCCTCGAGAGCTTCGACGTCGCGCTGACCCCGGTGACGAACGGGCCGCCCGTTCCGGTCGGGCACTTCCAGGCCGGCGGGGTGGCGGCGATCGCCGACGCGATGCTGGCCTGGTCGGCCCCCACGCCGTGGGCCAACCTGACCGGCCAGCCCGCGGTTTCCCTGCCGTCGCACCTCGGCCGCGACGGGCTTCCGTACGGCGTGCAGCTCGTCGGACGCCGGCGTGCCGACGCCTCGCTGCTCGCCGTCGCCGCGCAACTCGAACGTTCGGCTCCGTGGAACGACGTCCACCCGTCCTGCTGGGATGATTGA
- a CDS encoding ATP-binding protein, with amino-acid sequence MPEGREAGDGPVPWSLDLRGTTVPALVEVRRWAARTLGRIADDQLGDVLLVATELVTNAYDHGRGPLRVRMSHTPVPCRVRIEVDDSCPDHPVITTPAPDTPGGRGMQIVDKLATAWGVLDHATGGKTVWAEIVCDRAGTPPCAAASPATGE; translated from the coding sequence GTGCCCGAAGGCAGGGAAGCCGGGGACGGGCCGGTGCCGTGGTCCTTGGACCTGCGCGGCACCACGGTCCCGGCGCTCGTGGAGGTCCGGCGCTGGGCTGCCCGGACCCTCGGCCGGATTGCGGACGACCAGCTGGGGGACGTCCTGCTGGTGGCCACCGAGCTGGTGACCAACGCCTACGACCACGGCCGAGGGCCGTTGCGGGTCCGGATGAGCCACACGCCGGTGCCGTGCCGGGTGCGGATCGAAGTGGACGACAGCTGTCCCGACCACCCCGTGATCACCACGCCCGCGCCGGACACCCCCGGGGGCCGCGGGATGCAGATCGTGGACAAGCTGGCCACCGCCTGGGGCGTCCTGGACCACGCCACCGGCGGCAAGACGGTGTGGGCGGAGATCGTCTGCGACCGGGCCGGCACCCCGCCGTGCGCCGCGGCGTCCCCGGCCACTGGCGAGTGA
- a CDS encoding lactate utilization protein B, with protein sequence MPAFPVAAREALADTQLRRNLAHATGTIRAKRAAVVGEVAEWEELRLAGAAIKDNTLRRLDEHLLTLEAALQARGATVHWARDAREACAVVAGIARDHGVDEVVKVKSMATQEIGLNEVLAEHGVTAWETDLAELIVQLGDDLPSHILVPAIHRNRAEIREIFRREMGAAGRPAPDGLTDDPAELAGAARLHLREKFLRAKMAVSGANFAVAESGTLVVVESEGNGRMCLTLPEVLVSVVGIEKVVPTWSDLDVFLQLLPRSSTGERMNPYTSAWSGVTPGDGPQEMHVVLLDNGRTRALADEVGRQALRCIRCSACLNVCPVYERTGGHAYGSVYPGPIGAILNPLLKGVGVDEQTDSLPYASSLCGACFEACPVRIDIPEVLVHLRSQVVDAHRGGAPKPEAVAMKAASWVLSDARRLGLAERGLGVANRALTRFGRRVLPGGRRALSRLPWPGSLWTDARDLPAPPRESFRSWWRKEKR encoded by the coding sequence ATGCCCGCGTTCCCGGTCGCGGCCCGGGAAGCGCTCGCCGACACCCAGCTGCGCCGCAACCTCGCCCACGCCACCGGCACGATCCGCGCCAAGCGCGCGGCCGTCGTCGGCGAGGTGGCCGAGTGGGAGGAACTGCGTCTCGCGGGTGCGGCGATCAAGGACAACACCCTGCGCCGCCTCGACGAGCACCTGCTGACGCTCGAAGCCGCCCTGCAGGCCCGGGGCGCGACCGTCCACTGGGCCCGCGACGCCCGGGAAGCCTGCGCCGTCGTGGCGGGCATCGCGCGGGACCACGGCGTCGACGAGGTCGTGAAGGTCAAGTCGATGGCCACGCAGGAGATCGGTCTCAACGAGGTACTGGCCGAGCACGGCGTCACCGCGTGGGAGACCGACCTCGCCGAGCTCATCGTGCAGCTCGGCGACGACCTGCCCAGCCACATCCTGGTGCCGGCGATCCACCGCAACCGCGCGGAGATCCGGGAGATCTTCCGCCGCGAGATGGGCGCGGCGGGCCGTCCGGCACCCGACGGGCTCACCGACGATCCGGCCGAGCTCGCCGGCGCGGCCCGGCTGCACCTGCGGGAGAAGTTCCTGCGGGCGAAGATGGCCGTCTCGGGCGCGAACTTCGCCGTCGCCGAGAGCGGCACCCTCGTGGTCGTCGAATCCGAGGGCAACGGCCGCATGTGCCTGACGCTGCCCGAGGTGCTCGTCTCGGTGGTGGGCATCGAAAAAGTCGTGCCCACGTGGTCCGATCTGGACGTGTTCCTCCAGCTCCTGCCGCGCTCCAGCACGGGGGAGCGGATGAACCCGTACACCTCGGCGTGGTCGGGTGTCACGCCCGGCGACGGGCCGCAGGAGATGCACGTCGTGCTGCTCGACAACGGCCGCACCCGGGCCCTCGCCGACGAGGTCGGCCGGCAGGCGCTGCGCTGCATCCGCTGCTCGGCGTGCCTGAACGTCTGCCCGGTCTACGAACGGACCGGCGGGCACGCCTACGGCTCGGTCTACCCCGGGCCGATCGGCGCGATCCTCAACCCGCTGCTCAAGGGCGTCGGCGTCGACGAGCAGACCGACTCCCTGCCGTACGCGTCCAGCCTGTGCGGCGCCTGCTTCGAGGCGTGCCCGGTGCGCATCGACATCCCCGAGGTCCTGGTGCACCTGCGGTCCCAGGTGGTCGACGCGCATCGCGGCGGAGCACCGAAACCCGAGGCGGTGGCGATGAAAGCGGCGTCCTGGGTGCTCTCGGACGCCCGCCGGCTCGGCCTCGCCGAACGCGGGCTGGGGGTCGCCAACCGGGCTTTGACCCGCTTCGGCCGCCGCGTGCTGCCGGGCGGGCGGCGGGCGCTGTCCCGCCTGCCGTGGCCCGGTTCACTGTGGACCGACGCCCGGGACCTCCCCGCTCCGCCGCGCGAGTCGTTCCGCTCGTGGTGGCGGAAGGAAAAGCGGTGA